One Pyxicephalus adspersus chromosome 3, UCB_Pads_2.0, whole genome shotgun sequence genomic window carries:
- the PPP2CB gene encoding serine/threonine-protein phosphatase 2A catalytic subunit beta isoform — translation MEDKTFTKELDQWIEQLNDCKQLNESQVRTLCEKAKEILTKESNVQDVRCPVTVCGDVHGQFHDLMELFRIGGKSPDTNYLFMGDYVDRGYYSVETVTLLVALKVRYPERITILRGNHESRQITQVYGFYDECLRKYGNANVWKYFTDLFDYLPLTALVDGQIFCLHGGLSPSIDTLDHIRALDRLQEVPHEGPMCDLLWSDPDDRGGWGISPRGAGYTFGQDISETFNHANGLTLVSRAHQLVMEGYNWCHDRNVVTIFSAPNYCYRCGNQAAIMELDDTLKYSFLQFDPAPRRGEPHVTRRTPDYFL, via the exons ATGGAGGACAAGACGTTCACCAAAGAGCTAGACCAATGGATCGAGCAGCTCAATGACTGCAAGCAACTCAATGAGAGCCAAGTGCGCACCCTGTGCGAGAAG GCAAAAGAAATCCTAACAAAAGAGTCAAATGTGCAAGATGTGAGATGTCCTGTAACAGTTTGTGGAGATGTGCACGGCCAATTTCACGACCTCATGGAGCTCTTCAGAATTGGAGGAAAATCCCCAGATACCAACTATTTGTTCATGGGGGACTATGTTGACAGAGGATATTATTCTGTTGAGACAGTGACTCTACTTGTAGCATTAAAG gTCCGTTACCCAGAGCGCATCACAATATTGAGAGGGAATCATGAGTCCCGACAAATCACTCAAGTTTATGGTTTTTATGATGAGTGCCTCAGAAAGTATGGAAATGCAAATGTATGGAAATATTTTACAGATCTATTTGACTACTTACCATTAACAGCTTTAGTTGATGGGCAG ATCTTCTGTCTTCATGGAGGGCTCTCCCCATCTATTGATACATTGGATCACATCCGCGCTTTGGATCGCTTACAAGAAGTTCCCCATGAG GGCCCCATGTGTGACCTTTTGTGGTCTGATCCCGATGATCGTGGTGGCTGGGGTATTTCTCCCAGAGGTGCTGGCTACACTTTTGGACAAGATATTTCTGAAACCTTTAACCATGCCAATGGCCTCACTTTGGTGTCGCGTGCTCATCAGCTGGTCATGGAG GGCTACAACTGGTGTCATGACAGAAATGTGGTTACCATTTTCAGTGCACCTAATTACTGTTATCGTTGTGGAAATCAGGCAGCTATTATGGAACTGGATGATACCCTTAAATACTCCTT CCTTCAGTTTGACCCAGCTCCTCGCCGTGGAGAGCCGCATGTTACTCGACGCACTCCTGACTATTTCCTATAA